TGCCTTGCTGGATTTTCGATTAGGCGCGTGGCCTACCTGTTGGTTTGAACGAACCAGCGGGTCCCCACTCGGAACGCGCCATTCAGGCGCGTTCGCTCGTGACCCGCTTGGTGGTCCGTTTCCTAACGATCAGTTTCCCTGCTGGATCTCTTTCGCGATCACCAGCCGCTGGATCTGGTTCGTTCCCTCATAGATCTGCAGCAGCTTGGCGTCGCGCATGCACTTCTCCACCAGGTAGTCCTTGCTGTAGCCGTTGCCACCGAGGATCTGCACGGCATCCGTGGTGACTTCCATGGCGGTGTCGGTGGCGAAGGTCTTGGCGATGGCGCTCTGACGCGAGTTCTTGATGCCATTGTCGGTCATCCAGGCGGCCTGCCAGGTGAGCAGGCGGCTGGCCTCGATCTTCTTGGACATGTCCGCCAGCATGAAGCTGATGGCCTGGTTTGCGAAGATGGGCTGGCCGAACTGGATGCGCGTCTTGGCGTATTCCAGGGCGATCTCGAAGGCGGCCCGGGCCACGCCCACGCCCCCCGCGGCCACGGCGGCGCGGGTCTGGTCCAGCGTCTTCATGGCGATGATGAAGCCCATGCCCTCCTTGCCCAGGATGTTCTCGGCGGGCACTTCGGCATCGTTGAAGTAGAGCTCCACCTGGTTGCTGGCGCGCTGGCCCATCTTGTCCATGGCCTTGCCCACCACCAGTCCGGGCGTGTCCCGTGGCACCACGATGCAGCTGGTGCCGCGGGCGCCCTTGCTGGGATCGGTGCTGCAGAACAGTGCGTACCAGTCGGCGTAGCCGCCGTTGGTGCAATAGCACTTGGTGCCGTTGATGATGTACTTGTCACCGCGTTTCTCGGCGCGGCAGCTCATGCCCCCGGCATCAGAACCGGCGTTGGGCTCGGACAGGGAGAAGGCCGCGAACTTGGGCTCTTCGGCGATCATGCCCAGCCACTTCTTCTTCTGCTCGGGACTGGCGGCGATGAGCAGCGGCGTCATGGCCAGGCCGTTGGCCATGATCGAAGTGTAAAGACCGCCACAGCCCCAGGCGAGTTCCTCGCAGACGATGGCCTCCTCGATCTGTGAGCTGCCGGGGCCGCCGCAGTCCTTGGGCACCAGCGCCTGCAGGTAGCCGAAATCAAAGGCGGCCTTGTAGACGTCTGTGGCCCACTCGCCGGTCTCGTCGTATTTGCGGGCCACGGGACGGATGATCTTCTCCGCGAAGGAATGGGCGCGTTCCTTCTCGGCCAGTTGTTCGGGAGAAAGGGCGAATCCAAGCATGCATGCCTCTTGAGGAAAAGGAGTGGGGGGTGGCTTGAAGGGGAGATGACTCCCAGTCTATCCACCGCACCGCGGGAAAGCTCTCTTGACACAAAGTAGGATGGGGCCGGTTCGCAGGTGATCCCGGGGTAAAGTTATGCCTTGGAGCGACCCCATGACCATTCGATTGACCGATCTTGGAAAAGCCGTTCTTGAGACCGAGTACGCGGTCCGGGGACCCATCGTGGCGCGCGCTGCGGAGCTGGAGAAGCAGGGGCGCGAGATCATCTACTGCAACATCGGCAACCCCCAGTCCCTGGGGCAGAAGGCGCTGACCTGGAACCGGCAGATCCTGTCGCTTTGCGAGTACCCCGCACTCATGGATCTGGCGCCCGGCGTCTTCCCTTCCGATGTGGTGGAAACCGCCAAGGCCATCCTTGGCGGCTCGAAGCACGGCCTGGGCGCCTACAGCGAAAGCCGCGGCGTGCGCTTCATCCGCGAGGCCGTGGCCGAGTTCATCCTGGAGCGCGACCACATCGGCGTCGACCCTGATGCCATCTTCCTCACGGATGGCGCCAGCAAGGGCGTGCAGACCATCCTGCGCCTGCTCATTGGCAAGCCCACCGACGGCATCATGGTGCCCATCCCCCAGTACCCGCTCTACTCGGCCACCATCACGCTCTACGAAGGGCGCATGGTGCCCTACTACCTGGACGAGGCCAACGGCTGGAAACTGAGCCGGGTCATGCTCGAATCTTCGCTGGCCAAGGCCAAGGCCGAGGGCACCGATGTGAAGGCCATCTGCGTCATCAATCCGGGCAACCCCACGGGTGCGGTGCTGGACGAAGCCAACATCGCCATGATCATCGACTTTGCCAAGGCCCATGGGCTCTCCATCCTGGCGGACGAGGTCTACCAGGAGAACATCTACCTGCCGGGGGATGAATTCGTCTCCTTCGCCAAGGTGCTGCATCAGGCCGATGCCAAGGATGTGTCCCTCTTCAGCTTCCACTCCTGCTCCAAGGGCTTCCTGGGCGAGTGCGGTGTGCGGGGCGGCTACTTCGAGTACCGCAACGTGCCCGAGGATGTGGCGGCGCAGATCCTCAAGCTGCAGAGCGTGAGCCTTTGCGCCAACCTCGCGGGCCAGGCGGCCACCTACGCCATGGTGCGCCCGCCCAAGCCGGGCATGCCCTCCTACGCGCAGTATGCCGCGGAGAAGAAGGGCATTCTCGACACCCTCAAGCAGCGCGCCATCCTGCTGGCCGAAGGGCTCAACAAGGTCGAAGGCATCACCTGCAATGTGATCGCCGGCGCCATGTATGCCTTTCCCTGCGTGACGCTGCCCGCAGGCCGCACGGATTTCGAATACGCCATGGCCCTGCTGGAGCAGACGGGCATCTGCGTGGTGCCGGGTTCGGGCTTCGGCCAGGCTGAAGGCACCGCCCACTTCCGCACCACCATCCTGCCCCCCACCGAAAAGATCCAGAAGGTGGTGGAAGCTCTCGGCGCCTTTCACCGGAACTTCCGGTAGGGCCGCCTCGAAAAAGCACGGATCCAGAGATTGCACCGATTCCCACAGATTGAATCGAGGCAGACTGGTCATCTGCACCTGATGTCCTGTCGCACTCCTGGGCTTTCCTGGACAGAATCTGTGGCATCTGTGAAATCTGTGGATGAATCAGCTGTTCCCCATGGTCCGAATGGTCCGAATCAGGAGTAAACATGCGCCCCGAGCATCCCATTGTCCTCATCACTGGTGCATCCAGCGGCTTCGGCGAAGCCATGGCCCGTCTGCTGGCGGCGAATGGTTGCCACCTGGCGTTGGGAGCCCGGCGCGTGGAGCGGGTGCAGGCCTTGGCGGATGAGCTGGTGAAGGCCCATGGCATCAAGGCCTTCGCGGGTGCCGTGGACACGCGTGAGACCGCCAGCGTGAACGCCTTTGTGGAGGCTGCTGCGACAAGCTTGGGCGGGCTGCATGTCCTGGTGGCCAACGCGGGCCTGGCCAGCGGCACCTTCAAACTGTGGGAAACGCCGGACGAGGATCTGGAAGCGATGATGCGCACCAACGTGGAAGGGGTGGTGAAGACCATCCGCGCGGGCCTGCCCCATGTGCGCAAGGCGGGCTGGGGCCATGTGTTCTTCATCGGTTCTACGGCCGGTCACCAACCCTACGAGGGTGGCAGTGTCTACTGCGCTTCAAAGTTCGGCGTGAAGGCCATGGCCCAGACGCTCCGCCTGGAAGTGAATGGCGAGCAGATCCGCGTCACGTCCGTGGATCCCGGCATGGCCGAGACCGAGTTCTCCAACGTGCGCATGAAGGATGATGCCAAGGCCAAGGCCGTCTACCAGGGCGTGAAGCCCCTCTCGGCCTTCGACGTGGCCGAGTGTGTGCGCTGGTGCCTCATGCTTCCCGATCACGTGAACATCGATGAGATCCTGGTGAAGTGCGTGGACCAGGCCAGCGTGCACAAAGTTCACAGGCGCGCCTGAACCTGTCGACGAGACTCGAACTCGAAATGGCAACTGCCTATGAGTGAATGGGTTGCAGCGTCTCAAAAGATCGCTTTAGTCCGTTGACTCAGAGCACGACAAGGACTGGAACCATCCGGGCACGTGTCTGGACCATCCAGGAGCTCCGCCATGTCGAGCCGTTCTGTCCTTCTGAGTGTCTCCTGCTTGGCCCTGCTCCTCGTGGCTTGTGGCGGCGGTGGGTCCACCGTGAGCACCACGCCTGCGGCTCCGCCTCCCGTGGCCACGCCCACCGTGAACGCCTACAGCGGCACGGCCAGCGTGGGCGACTTTCTCCAAATCACCCTGGATGCCACGGCCCACACCATCCAGTACAAGAACCTCTCCAATGGCGACAGCGGCACGGTTTCCTACGCCACCAATGCCGATGGCACCTATGCCATCACCGATCCCACGGGGAATCTCCAGACCGCCTATGAAGTGCCCGGATACGCCCTGATCATCAAGGCCAACAAGACGGGGGCGGATCATGCCACCCCATCGCTCATCACCGCCATTCAGACCCAGCCCATCACCCGTGTCTCCATCAGCAACCGCAGCTACAACTACATGCAGTTCCGCACCAATTCCGGTGGTGTGGAAGTGGGTTCCCTGAAGATCAACAGCTCGGGCGATGTGGCCATCGAAAGCTTCTGGCCCTACGGTGAACAGAGCGGCAGCGGTGCCTTCCATACCGGCAGTCCCGTGACCGGCAGCGCCATCCTGACGGATCCGAGCGGCTCCTTCCTCAAGGTCCCTGACGACGGCGGGAAGTTCGACTACATCTTCGGAACCACGGGTGGCTTCTTCGCTGTGGATACGCCCAACGGCGGCATCGTCTCTCTCAACAAGGCGGCCACCAAGGATTTCCTGGCGAGCTACGCAGGCAGCTACAAGTCCATCGCCTACCGCAAAGTGGGCGCCCACACGGGCATGGGCAACGTGGAAACCTCCACCACGCCGGGCTGGCTGTGGAGCGCCACCATCGATATCAGCGCCACGGGCCTTGTGCAGATCAGCGATGGCAGCGCCCCCTTCATCACCGCACAGCTGATTCCCCTGGCGGACGCAGCCTACCTGCAAGGAGCGGGGAAGCTGGCAGATCCCTGCAACGGGCTCTTCACCCTGCGCTACACCACCACGGCCAATGGAATCACTTACCAGCGGGATGTCTTCGTGACCTTCCTGGATCACTCGCTGCTCTTTTCTTCTTTCAAGACAGCCCTGCCCATGAACGGCGGCAATGACTACGAATACTGCTATGGCGTGGGCCTGAAGTAGGACCATTCACCCGGCCGAAGCGCCAGCGCGGTCCGCGACGTTTCGGCCGGGTGTTGATTTCCCTCTGCTGGTTCCCCCCCCCCCCCCTTGCTCCTGCCTGTTTACTTGGAGATCATTTTTTTGGGGCCGAAATCTTCAAGCTGATATATTAGATATCAATACCTGCTCTGTGAGGTTCCTGATGCCCAGCGCCCATCCCACCTCCGAACGACGGAACCGGCTGCAGGCACGCATGGAGCGGGGCCTCCTGCTCCTGCTGGGCAACGACGAAAGCCCCATGAACTATGGGGACAACGCCTATCCCTTCCGGCAGGACAGCACCTTTCTCTACTTCGCGGGCATCGCCCGCGCCGGCTGCGCGCTGGTGCTGGATCTGGATGAGGGGCGGACGATCCTCTTCGGCGAGGATGCCACCATCGACGACCTCGTCTGGACCGGCCCTCAGCCCACCCTGAAGGAGCAGGCGGAGGGCGCTGGCATCTCCGAGACGGCGGGACTCCGAGCCCTGGGTGAGTATCTGGGCCGGGCGCGGCAGGCCGGACGGCCCATCCACTTCCTGCCGCCCTACCGCGCCGAGCACCGGTTGCAGCTGCAGGGGCTGCTGGGGCTGGCGCCGGTCGCGCAGAGCGCTGCGGTGTCCATCCCCTTCATCCAGGCCGTGGCCGAGCTGCGCATCCGGAAGTCGGCGGACGAGGTGGCCGAGATCGAGCGCGCGGTGGACCTCTCCGTGGACATGCACCTGGCGGCCATGCAAATGGCCCGCCCCGGCCTGAAGGAAGCCAATATCGCGGCCCGCGTCACCGAGCTCGCGCAGGCAGCGGGCTGCGGCCTATCCTATCCGGTCATCGCCACGATCCATGGCGAGGTGCTGCACAACCACCACTACCATCACGCCCTGGAAGCGGGCCAGCTCTTCCTCCTGGATGCGGGTGCGGAAACGCCGGGCGGCTATGCCGGAGACCTCACCAGCACGTTCCCGGTTTCGCCCCGCTTCACCACCCGCCAACGTGAGCTCTATGACTTGGTGCTGAAGGCGTTTCTCGCGGCCGTGGATGCCCTGCGGCCCGGCGTGAATTTCCGCGACGTCCACCTGCTGGCCTGCCGCACCCTGACCGCGGGCCTGAAGGATCTGGGCCTCATGAAAGGCGATGTGGATGCGGCGGTGGCCGCGGGCGCCCACGCCCTCTTCTTCCCCTGCGGGCTGGGCCACCTCATGGGCCTGGATGTACATGACATGGAGAACCTGGGCGAGGTCTGGGTGGGCTACGAGGGCCGCCCCAAGAGCACCCAGTTCGGGCTGAAATCCCTGCGCCTGGGCCGCGAACTGCAGGAAGGTTTCGTGCTCACCGTCGAGCCTGGGCTCTACTTCATGCCCGGCCTGATGGACCGGTGGCGCAGCGAAGGCCGCTGCCTCGAGTTCATCAACTTCGACGCACTCGAGGGTTGCCGCGACCTCGGTGGCCTGCGCATCGAGGAGGATTTCCTCATCACCGCCCAAGGCAGCCGCCGCCTGGGCAAGTCGAAGCCCCGCACCGCCGACGACGTGGAAGTCCTGCGCACCTGAGCCCCACCCAGCCCCGGAGAAGCCGGCATGGTCCCCAGCAAGATCACCACCAAGCCCATCGTTGTGAAGTCCCTGCGGGAGCAGGTCTACGAATACCTGAAGGCGGAGCTGAAGCGGGGCGCTCTCGATACGGGTGCCTTCCTGGATCTGAACAAGCTGGCCAGGGAGCTGGGCGTGAGCCGCACCCCCCTGCGGGACGCGCTGATCCAGCTGGAGGTGGAGGAATTCGTCACCATCGCGCCGCGCCGGGGTGTTGCCGTGCGCAGCCTGGATCCGAAGGACATCCAGGAGATCTACCAGCTGGTGGGGGCTCTGGAGGGCGCAGCCCTGCTGGCGGTGGCACCCTCCATCACCGATGCCGACCTCGCGCACCTGCGGGAGCTGGACCAGCGCTCCCAGCGCGCCATCGACGCGGGCGACAAGGATGGTTTCTACGAGACCAACTACGCGTTCCATGATTTCTTCCTCGACCGCCTGGGCAACCAGCGGATCACAGCCCTGGTGCACGCGAAAAAGCAGCAGCTCTATGACTGGAACCGCAAGTTCGAGCGGTTGCATGTGAGCTGGGAGAACAGTGGCGTCCATGAGCACGAGGAAGTGCTCCGTCTGCTGGAAGCCGGAGAAGCCGCCGCCGCCGCCGCCTACCTGCGCGATGTGCACTGGGGCTTCAACGTGCAGGAAGCCTTCGTCCAGCAGGTCTACTTCACGGAGCAGGGATGAGCGGCACAGAGCGACACCCCGCAGGGCTCCGCACCCTCTTCCTCACCGAGATGTGGGAGCGCCTGGGCTTCTACATCCTCATGGCCATCCTGACGCTCTACATGGACCAGGAGCTGGGCTGGAGCGACACCACCAAGGGATCGATCTACG
This sequence is a window from Geothrix sp. PMB-07. Protein-coding genes within it:
- a CDS encoding aminopeptidase P family protein, translated to MPSAHPTSERRNRLQARMERGLLLLLGNDESPMNYGDNAYPFRQDSTFLYFAGIARAGCALVLDLDEGRTILFGEDATIDDLVWTGPQPTLKEQAEGAGISETAGLRALGEYLGRARQAGRPIHFLPPYRAEHRLQLQGLLGLAPVAQSAAVSIPFIQAVAELRIRKSADEVAEIERAVDLSVDMHLAAMQMARPGLKEANIAARVTELAQAAGCGLSYPVIATIHGEVLHNHHYHHALEAGQLFLLDAGAETPGGYAGDLTSTFPVSPRFTTRQRELYDLVLKAFLAAVDALRPGVNFRDVHLLACRTLTAGLKDLGLMKGDVDAAVAAGAHALFFPCGLGHLMGLDVHDMENLGEVWVGYEGRPKSTQFGLKSLRLGRELQEGFVLTVEPGLYFMPGLMDRWRSEGRCLEFINFDALEGCRDLGGLRIEEDFLITAQGSRRLGKSKPRTADDVEVLRT
- a CDS encoding aminotransferase class I/II-fold pyridoxal phosphate-dependent enzyme, producing the protein MTIRLTDLGKAVLETEYAVRGPIVARAAELEKQGREIIYCNIGNPQSLGQKALTWNRQILSLCEYPALMDLAPGVFPSDVVETAKAILGGSKHGLGAYSESRGVRFIREAVAEFILERDHIGVDPDAIFLTDGASKGVQTILRLLIGKPTDGIMVPIPQYPLYSATITLYEGRMVPYYLDEANGWKLSRVMLESSLAKAKAEGTDVKAICVINPGNPTGAVLDEANIAMIIDFAKAHGLSILADEVYQENIYLPGDEFVSFAKVLHQADAKDVSLFSFHSCSKGFLGECGVRGGYFEYRNVPEDVAAQILKLQSVSLCANLAGQAATYAMVRPPKPGMPSYAQYAAEKKGILDTLKQRAILLAEGLNKVEGITCNVIAGAMYAFPCVTLPAGRTDFEYAMALLEQTGICVVPGSGFGQAEGTAHFRTTILPPTEKIQKVVEALGAFHRNFR
- a CDS encoding GntR family transcriptional regulator, whose protein sequence is MVPSKITTKPIVVKSLREQVYEYLKAELKRGALDTGAFLDLNKLARELGVSRTPLRDALIQLEVEEFVTIAPRRGVAVRSLDPKDIQEIYQLVGALEGAALLAVAPSITDADLAHLRELDQRSQRAIDAGDKDGFYETNYAFHDFFLDRLGNQRITALVHAKKQQLYDWNRKFERLHVSWENSGVHEHEEVLRLLEAGEAAAAAAYLRDVHWGFNVQEAFVQQVYFTEQG
- a CDS encoding SDR family NAD(P)-dependent oxidoreductase → MRPEHPIVLITGASSGFGEAMARLLAANGCHLALGARRVERVQALADELVKAHGIKAFAGAVDTRETASVNAFVEAAATSLGGLHVLVANAGLASGTFKLWETPDEDLEAMMRTNVEGVVKTIRAGLPHVRKAGWGHVFFIGSTAGHQPYEGGSVYCASKFGVKAMAQTLRLEVNGEQIRVTSVDPGMAETEFSNVRMKDDAKAKAVYQGVKPLSAFDVAECVRWCLMLPDHVNIDEILVKCVDQASVHKVHRRA
- a CDS encoding acyl-CoA dehydrogenase family protein is translated as MLGFALSPEQLAEKERAHSFAEKIIRPVARKYDETGEWATDVYKAAFDFGYLQALVPKDCGGPGSSQIEEAIVCEELAWGCGGLYTSIMANGLAMTPLLIAASPEQKKKWLGMIAEEPKFAAFSLSEPNAGSDAGGMSCRAEKRGDKYIINGTKCYCTNGGYADWYALFCSTDPSKGARGTSCIVVPRDTPGLVVGKAMDKMGQRASNQVELYFNDAEVPAENILGKEGMGFIIAMKTLDQTRAAVAAGGVGVARAAFEIALEYAKTRIQFGQPIFANQAISFMLADMSKKIEASRLLTWQAAWMTDNGIKNSRQSAIAKTFATDTAMEVTTDAVQILGGNGYSKDYLVEKCMRDAKLLQIYEGTNQIQRLVIAKEIQQGN